A single region of the Chelmon rostratus isolate fCheRos1 chromosome 5, fCheRos1.pri, whole genome shotgun sequence genome encodes:
- the homer1b gene encoding homer protein homolog 1b codes for MEDGELVIRLPGRSDSPVGNRSFGACGGFGETLVLRHKEVHNFFFVPFREQPIYSTRAHVFQIDPNTKKNWLPTSKHAVTVSYFYDSTRNVYRIISLDGTKAIINSTISPNMTFTKTSQKFGQWADSRANTVYGLGFSTEHHLAKFAEKFAEYKEAARLAKEKSQEKMEMATSPSQESPGGELSSPLTPVTPPMENINGTDEICDTTPNSDTLPGPAQNALAFAHSPAMTKHWEAELEALKGNNAKLTAALLESTANVKQWKQQLAAYQEEAERLHKRVTELECQSNQTPVIKSQKTELNQTIEELENTLRDKEEEMEKLKEELENMNDLMEQKDTLTQKLEETELRSRVLEEQLAGAEQRLEENQEEQENFRKSLRTLLELLDGKIFELTELRDTLARLIEEAS; via the exons ATGGAGGATGGCGAGTTGGTAATTCGTTTACCAGGGCGATCTGACTCCCCCGTGGGCAACAGGAGTTTCGGTGCTTGCGGTGGATTTGGTGAGACGCTGGTATTGCGGCACAAAGAGGTTCACAACTTCTTCTTCGTCCCCTTTAGGGAGCAGCCCATCTACAGCACCCGGGCCCATGTCTTCCAGATTGATCCCAACACTAAGAAGAACTGGCTGCCGACCAGCAAGCATGCGGTCACTGTCTCCTACTTCTACGACAGTACGCGCAATGTTTACCGCATCATCAGCCTGGATGGCACCAAG GCAATAATCAACAGCACCATCAGTCCCAACATGACGTTCACAAAGACCTCACAGAAGTTTGGCCAATGGGCGGACAGTCGAGCTAACACTGTGTACGGCCTGGGATTCTCCACTGAGCATCATCTAGCCAAG TTTGCAGAGAAGTTTGCAGAGTATAAAGAAGCAGCACGGCTTGCTAAAGAGAAAAGTCAAGAAAAGATGGAGATGGCCACGTCTCCTTCTCAG GAATCTCCAGGAGGTGAGCTCTCGTCACCTTTGACCCCGGTGACTCCGCCCATGGAAAACATCAATGGCACAGATGAAATATGTGACACGACTCCCAATTCAGACACCCTTCCAGGGCCAGCGCAGAACGCACTGGCCTTCGCACACAG CCCCGCCATGACAAAACACTGGGAGGCTGAGCTGGAGGCACTAAAGGGGAACAATGCCAAACTAACGGCAGCTCTTCTGGAGTCCACAGCCAACgtgaaacagtggaaacagcAACTGGCTGCCTACCAGGAGGAGGCCGAGAGACTACACAAACGG GTGACGGAGCTCGAGTGCCAGAGCAACCAAACCCCGGTCATCAAATCCCAGAAGACTGAACTCAACCAAACCATAGAGGAACTGGAGAATACACTAAGGGATAaagaagag GAAATGGAAAAGTTGAAAGAGGAactggaaaacatgaatgacCTGATGGAACAGAAAGACACCCTTACCCAGAAACTTGAG gaGACGGAGCTCCGCAGCCgggtgctggaggagcagctggcgGGGGCCGAGCAGCGGCTGGAGGAGaaccaggaggagcaggagaatTTCAGAAAGAGCCTGCGGacgctgctggagctgctggacgGCAAGATCTTTGAGCTGACGGAGCTCAGAGACACCCTGGCTCGGCTCATAGAGGAAGCCAGCTAG